One genomic segment of Paenibacillus sp. FSL H8-0332 includes these proteins:
- the fabV gene encoding enoyl-ACP reductase FabV yields the protein MIIKPRTRGFICTTAHPAGCAHQVQQQVNYVQSQGQFTGPRKVLVIGASTGYGLAARVAAAFGAGAATVGVYRPSIASETRTASAGWYNSAAFEEMAYTSGLRSYSVCGDAFTTETKERTVELIRRELGQVDLVIYSVASARRTDPQTGAVHQSVLKPIGNPYTNTTVNFHTGELSTVQIEPATEAEIDDTVHVMGGEDWQLWIEALRDSGVLAEDAVTLAFSYIGPELTQAVYRDGTIGRAKDHLEATALQLNAQLSTTRGRAYVAVSKGLVTQSSSAIPVVPLYISVLYKVMKEQGLHEGCIEQAYRLYKDFLYNPEGTPVDGQGRIRIDDHEMSHAVQTEVDRIWPMLSTENVYEYSDLAGYRREFFQLFGFESGGVDYEADTDPVVAIRNSSY from the coding sequence ATGATTATAAAACCCCGAACACGCGGGTTCATCTGTACGACTGCCCACCCCGCAGGCTGTGCGCATCAGGTACAGCAGCAAGTGAACTATGTACAGAGCCAAGGACAATTCACCGGTCCCCGCAAGGTACTTGTGATCGGGGCTTCCACCGGGTATGGGCTTGCAGCCAGGGTTGCAGCAGCCTTCGGTGCAGGAGCTGCCACCGTTGGTGTCTACAGACCCAGCATAGCCAGTGAGACGCGGACGGCCTCCGCAGGCTGGTATAATTCCGCAGCGTTCGAGGAGATGGCTTATACGTCCGGCCTGCGCTCCTACAGCGTATGCGGGGATGCTTTTACAACTGAAACGAAGGAACGGACCGTAGAGTTGATCCGCCGCGAGCTGGGGCAGGTTGATCTGGTCATCTATAGCGTAGCCTCTGCGCGCAGAACAGACCCGCAGACCGGAGCAGTTCATCAATCTGTATTGAAGCCCATCGGCAACCCTTATACCAATACAACGGTCAATTTCCATACCGGAGAACTGAGCACTGTACAAATTGAACCGGCAACCGAAGCTGAAATCGATGATACAGTTCATGTGATGGGCGGAGAGGACTGGCAGCTATGGATTGAAGCGCTCCGGGATTCCGGTGTTCTGGCAGAAGATGCGGTCACTCTCGCCTTCTCCTATATAGGTCCGGAGCTAACACAGGCTGTCTACCGCGACGGTACCATCGGCCGGGCTAAAGATCATCTGGAAGCCACTGCCTTGCAGCTGAACGCACAGTTATCAACCACCAGAGGCCGCGCTTATGTAGCCGTCAGCAAGGGCCTGGTGACCCAATCCAGCTCGGCGATTCCCGTTGTTCCACTCTACATCTCAGTCCTCTATAAGGTCATGAAAGAACAGGGACTGCACGAAGGCTGCATAGAACAGGCCTACCGGCTGTATAAAGATTTCTTGTACAACCCGGAAGGGACTCCGGTAGATGGGCAAGGACGTATCCGGATAGATGACCATGAGATGAGCCATGCTGTACAGACGGAAGTGGACCGCATCTGGCCCATGCTAAGCACGGAGAACGTCTACGAATATTCCGATCTGGCCGGTTACAGACGCGAGTTCTTTCAGTTGTTTGGCTTCGAATCCGGCGGCGTTGACTATGAGGCTGACACCGATCCGGTTGTTGCCATCCGTAACAGCAGCTACTGA
- a CDS encoding HXXEE domain-containing protein, with the protein MDVISLLWLLPVVFMFHDFEEILTVEAWGNKHGPAITASLSPALRKRMAPMMGMTTRDFAMDVLFVYILIVGVTFVAVFLEFYWLYLAVLAVFLLHVFTHLAQSMVLKLYTPGVVTAVLLAFPYSLYAFYRLLHEGIVSEADIGWSLLLLLILTPPLVWGLMKKRTRHKHSEE; encoded by the coding sequence ATGGACGTAATAAGCCTGCTGTGGCTGCTGCCTGTAGTCTTTATGTTTCATGATTTTGAAGAGATTCTTACAGTGGAGGCATGGGGGAACAAACACGGTCCAGCTATAACAGCGTCGCTTTCCCCCGCATTGCGGAAGCGGATGGCACCTATGATGGGCATGACCACCAGGGATTTTGCCATGGATGTGCTGTTCGTGTATATTCTGATAGTAGGGGTAACCTTCGTTGCGGTATTTTTAGAGTTCTACTGGCTCTACTTAGCTGTCCTCGCTGTGTTTCTGCTGCATGTCTTCACACATTTGGCACAAAGTATGGTTCTGAAGCTGTATACCCCGGGTGTTGTGACAGCCGTGCTTTTGGCTTTTCCGTATTCCTTGTATGCTTTTTACCGCCTGCTGCATGAGGGTATTGTCAGTGAAGCTGACATAGGCTGGTCGCTGCTGCTGCTGTTGATTCTAACACCGCCGCTCGTATGGGGATTGATGAAGAAGCGGACAAGGCATAAGCATAGCGAAGAATGA
- a CDS encoding ABC transporter ATP-binding protein, translating into MERLLEVKDLAISFRTRGGEVQAIRGVSFHVNKGETLAIVGESGSGKSVTSQAVMKLVPQPAGEYKRGQILFDGQDLIRKSEKQMQKIRGKEIGMIFQDPMTSLNPMMKVGRQITEVLFKHENITKDAAYKRGVELLNLVGIPSPERRFQQYPHEFSGGMRQRVVIAMALAANPKLLIADEPTTALDVTIQAQILDLMKDLQKKIDTAIIFITHDLGVVARMADRVAVMYAGQIVEMGTAEEIFYDPRHPYTWGLLASMPSLESKGSMLTAIPGTPPDLIKPPKGDAFALRSTYAMAIDMEKEPPMYKVSDSHLVKSWLMHPMAPAVEPPDVVKKQRRVLSNAYPEPVLVGNSSEY; encoded by the coding sequence ATGGAGCGCCTTTTAGAGGTAAAAGACCTGGCTATATCATTCAGAACACGCGGAGGAGAAGTTCAAGCAATCCGTGGTGTCAGCTTTCATGTAAATAAAGGGGAGACACTGGCGATTGTTGGCGAATCCGGTTCCGGTAAGAGCGTAACCTCGCAAGCAGTCATGAAGCTGGTTCCTCAGCCTGCGGGCGAATATAAGCGCGGACAGATCCTGTTCGATGGACAAGACCTGATCCGCAAGAGTGAGAAGCAAATGCAAAAAATCCGCGGTAAAGAAATCGGAATGATCTTCCAAGATCCGATGACCTCGCTGAATCCGATGATGAAGGTCGGCCGGCAGATTACGGAAGTGCTGTTCAAGCACGAGAATATTACGAAGGATGCTGCCTACAAACGTGGTGTTGAATTGCTTAATCTGGTAGGGATTCCGTCACCGGAACGCCGTTTCCAGCAGTATCCGCATGAATTCAGCGGCGGGATGCGCCAACGTGTTGTAATTGCTATGGCACTGGCTGCTAACCCTAAGCTCCTGATTGCCGATGAGCCGACAACTGCGCTTGACGTAACTATTCAGGCCCAGATCCTTGATCTGATGAAGGACCTGCAGAAGAAGATTGATACAGCGATCATTTTCATCACCCATGACCTTGGGGTTGTGGCGAGAATGGCTGACCGTGTAGCGGTTATGTATGCCGGACAAATCGTTGAAATGGGTACCGCAGAAGAGATCTTCTATGACCCTAGACATCCGTACACTTGGGGCCTGCTGGCTTCCATGCCAAGTCTGGAGAGCAAGGGTTCGATGCTCACAGCTATTCCGGGCACACCTCCTGACCTGATCAAGCCGCCTAAGGGAGATGCCTTCGCCCTGCGCAGCACGTATGCAATGGCGATTGACATGGAGAAGGAACCGCCAATGTACAAGGTATCGGATTCCCATCTCGTGAAGTCCTGGCTGATGCATCCGATGGCACCAGCGGTGGAGCCGCCGGATGTCGTGAAGAAGCAGCGCCGCGTGTTGAGCAATGCCTATCCAGAGCCGGTACTTGTCGGCAACAGCAGCGAATATTAA
- a CDS encoding glycoside hydrolase family 43 protein, whose translation MRKRSLTALISLSLLSACSGGNPEGPPEFGNVSVHDPSVIKVEDTYYVFGSHLASAKSNDLMSWTQISSGVTDDNVLIPNVTEELSETLSWAQSDTLWAPDVIQLADGKFYMYYDACKGDSPLSALGIAVADEIEGPYKNKGIILKSGMSGIGDDGEVYDATEKPNVVDPDVFWDKDGKLWMVYGSYSGGIFILELDPATGFPLEGQGYGKKLLGGNHARIEGPYMLYSPETDYYYLFLSYGGLDANGGYNIRVARSKHPAGPFEDSEGKAMLDAQGTPGVLFDDPAYSPYGVKLMGNHEFVNTDEEATGSGTGYFSPGHNSAYYDETSGQYYLIFHTRFPGLGEQHEVRVHQMFMNEAGWPVVAPHRYGGEKIGKYTAKEVAGAYKLVNHGKEITAELAESQIVELNTDGTISGSVTGTWALSNDHMAKLTIEGAEYSGVFLREWNEATSNVVMTFTALSAEGVAVWGSHVSPEKK comes from the coding sequence ATGAGAAAAAGATCCTTAACGGCATTGATATCCCTATCCCTGCTGTCGGCATGCAGTGGAGGGAATCCGGAGGGGCCGCCGGAGTTCGGGAATGTATCTGTACACGATCCCTCTGTGATTAAGGTGGAGGATACGTATTACGTGTTCGGTTCGCATCTGGCGTCGGCCAAATCCAATGACCTGATGTCCTGGACGCAGATTTCTTCCGGCGTGACGGATGATAACGTGCTGATACCGAATGTAACGGAGGAGCTCAGCGAGACGCTTAGCTGGGCCCAGTCGGATACGCTGTGGGCACCGGATGTCATTCAATTGGCAGACGGCAAGTTCTACATGTATTACGATGCCTGCAAGGGGGATTCTCCGTTGTCCGCGCTTGGCATTGCCGTAGCCGATGAGATTGAAGGTCCTTACAAGAATAAAGGCATTATTCTGAAGTCGGGAATGTCCGGCATCGGGGATGATGGAGAGGTCTACGATGCCACGGAGAAGCCGAATGTGGTGGACCCTGATGTGTTTTGGGATAAGGACGGCAAGCTGTGGATGGTCTACGGCTCCTACTCGGGCGGAATCTTCATCCTGGAGCTGGACCCGGCTACGGGCTTCCCGCTGGAGGGCCAGGGCTACGGCAAGAAGCTGCTCGGAGGGAATCATGCGCGGATTGAAGGGCCATATATGCTATATAGCCCGGAGACTGATTATTACTACCTGTTCCTCTCCTACGGAGGGCTTGATGCGAATGGCGGCTATAATATCCGTGTCGCCCGTTCCAAGCATCCGGCTGGCCCGTTCGAGGACTCGGAAGGCAAGGCTATGCTGGACGCGCAGGGGACGCCTGGGGTATTGTTCGACGATCCGGCCTACTCACCCTACGGAGTTAAGCTGATGGGGAATCATGAATTTGTGAATACAGACGAAGAAGCCACGGGATCGGGTACAGGTTATTTCTCCCCGGGACATAATTCGGCGTACTATGATGAGACAAGCGGGCAGTATTATCTGATTTTCCACACGCGGTTCCCGGGTCTTGGGGAGCAGCATGAGGTGCGGGTTCACCAGATGTTCATGAATGAAGCGGGCTGGCCTGTTGTCGCACCCCACCGTTACGGCGGCGAGAAGATAGGCAAGTACACGGCCAAGGAGGTGGCGGGTGCTTACAAACTGGTGAACCACGGCAAGGAGATTACGGCTGAGCTGGCGGAGTCGCAGATAGTGGAGCTGAACACAGACGGGACGATTAGCGGGTCAGTAACAGGTACATGGGCCTTGAGCAATGATCATATGGCGAAGCTGACGATAGAGGGTGCGGAGTACAGCGGGGTGTTCCTGCGGGAATGGAATGAAGCGACCTCAAACGTGGTAATGACCTTCACGGCACTTTCAGCGGAAGGCGTAGCAGTCTGGGGAAGCCATGTGTCACCGGAGAAAAAGTAA
- the fabF gene encoding beta-ketoacyl-ACP synthase II codes for MERVVITGMGVISPLGNTVDQFWSRLAAGESGITPIDSFDTTHFKTKIAGSVQAFDPDARFGRKEARRMDRFSQFALAAAEEAWTHSGLRLEELDRERLGVYVGSGVGGIQTLMDQGELLRSRGPERVSPTLIPMLISNMAAAMISIKLGAQGPTLSPVTACSIGNTAIGEAFRLIRYGGADVIIAGGAEAAVTEIALASFGNATALSTRNGEPQGASRPFDQDRDGFVIAEGGAIVILESLSHALCRDAVIYGEVTGYGASSDAYHMVATHPEGIGAYQAMKLALSEAGISPGEVDVISAHATSTIVGDRSETLAIKKLFGEQAYRIPVTANKSMTGHALGAAGGLEAIALLKSLQEGLIPPTINLEQPDEYCDLDYVPNVARQADLKIGISNSFGFGGHNAVIVLRKYEA; via the coding sequence ATGGAACGTGTCGTGATTACAGGAATGGGTGTCATCTCCCCGCTTGGCAATACCGTGGACCAGTTCTGGAGCCGTTTGGCGGCAGGAGAATCGGGGATTACGCCGATTGATTCTTTTGATACTACCCATTTCAAAACCAAGATTGCCGGCTCGGTGCAAGCCTTCGACCCGGATGCCAGATTCGGCCGCAAGGAGGCCCGGCGGATGGACCGGTTCAGCCAGTTCGCGCTTGCTGCCGCAGAGGAAGCCTGGACGCACTCCGGTCTCCGGCTGGAGGAGCTGGACCGGGAACGGCTGGGCGTCTATGTAGGCTCCGGCGTAGGCGGTATCCAGACGTTAATGGACCAGGGCGAGCTGCTGCGATCCAGGGGACCGGAGCGGGTAAGCCCTACCCTGATCCCGATGCTGATCTCCAATATGGCGGCAGCGATGATCAGCATCAAGCTCGGGGCGCAGGGGCCGACACTCTCGCCGGTGACCGCCTGTTCCATCGGGAACACGGCTATCGGAGAAGCCTTCCGCCTGATCCGTTACGGCGGAGCCGATGTGATTATCGCCGGAGGGGCGGAAGCGGCGGTGACCGAGATTGCTCTGGCCAGCTTCGGCAATGCGACCGCCTTGTCTACCCGGAACGGGGAGCCGCAGGGGGCCAGCCGGCCTTTTGACCAGGACAGGGACGGATTTGTCATCGCGGAGGGCGGAGCTATTGTGATCCTGGAGTCCCTCTCCCATGCCCTGTGCAGAGATGCCGTCATCTATGGCGAGGTCACCGGATATGGCGCCAGCTCGGACGCTTATCATATGGTAGCCACCCATCCTGAGGGGATAGGAGCCTACCAGGCGATGAAGCTGGCGCTCAGCGAGGCTGGAATTAGTCCCGGAGAGGTAGATGTCATCAGCGCGCACGCAACCAGCACGATCGTCGGAGACCGTTCGGAGACCCTGGCGATCAAGAAGCTGTTCGGAGAGCAAGCCTACCGGATTCCAGTCACGGCGAACAAATCGATGACCGGACATGCCCTAGGCGCAGCCGGTGGTCTGGAAGCCATTGCTCTGCTCAAGAGCCTGCAAGAAGGACTGATCCCACCGACGATTAATCTGGAGCAGCCGGACGAGTACTGCGACCTGGATTATGTTCCTAACGTAGCCCGCCAAGCGGATCTGAAGATCGGGATCTCCAATTCCTTTGGCTTCGGCGGCCATAACGCTGTAATCGTTCTGCGCAAGTATGAAGCGTAA
- a CDS encoding helix-turn-helix transcriptional regulator, with the protein MSNQNRLQALSEFLKARRAAITPAAAGLPEGTRRRTPGLRREEVAQLSGVSSTWYTWLEQGRDIKVSPSVLDCIAAALQLTKDERSYLFALALENGPGVSDYTQEEHSVIHPSLQKILQELKTCPTIISDRHCGIVGWNEAAAHVFLDFAKLAPQQRNMISLLFERKEFRRLAVNWEQFVRGYLSIFRAYYGQYLEDRWYDEFIAEMKGGHPEFNHLWEESRVSSAPDVVLEFRHAKAGKMLFHLTSLQVQGAADLRCSIYTPAGDSGTEAKLKQLMEPK; encoded by the coding sequence ATGTCCAATCAGAACAGGCTTCAAGCATTATCGGAATTTCTGAAAGCCAGACGCGCGGCCATTACCCCGGCAGCGGCGGGGCTCCCGGAGGGCACCCGCAGGCGGACGCCTGGGCTTCGGCGCGAGGAAGTGGCGCAGCTCTCTGGAGTAAGCAGCACCTGGTATACCTGGCTGGAGCAGGGGAGGGATATTAAAGTATCTCCATCCGTTCTTGATTGTATTGCCGCAGCACTTCAGTTGACGAAGGATGAGCGGAGTTACTTGTTCGCTCTGGCGCTGGAGAACGGGCCGGGAGTCTCAGATTATACCCAAGAGGAGCATTCGGTGATTCATCCGTCCCTGCAGAAGATATTGCAGGAGCTGAAAACCTGCCCGACAATCATCTCGGACCGGCACTGCGGCATTGTCGGCTGGAATGAGGCTGCGGCGCATGTGTTTCTTGATTTTGCCAAGCTGGCTCCGCAGCAGCGTAATATGATCTCACTGCTGTTCGAGCGCAAGGAGTTCAGGCGGCTGGCGGTGAACTGGGAGCAGTTCGTCCGGGGATACTTATCGATCTTCCGCGCCTACTATGGGCAATACCTGGAGGACCGCTGGTACGATGAATTCATTGCGGAGATGAAGGGGGGGCATCCGGAATTCAATCATTTATGGGAAGAGAGCCGGGTCAGCTCTGCACCGGATGTTGTCCTGGAATTCCGGCATGCCAAAGCCGGCAAAATGTTGTTCCATCTCACCTCGTTACAGGTGCAAGGCGCTGCGGATCTGCGCTGTAGCATCTACACGCCAGCTGGTGACTCTGGCACAGAAGCCAAGCTGAAGCAGCTCATGGAGCCTAAGTAG
- a CDS encoding citrate synthase/methylcitrate synthase: MAKVTGLEGVVAGETEIGLVDGEKGYLVYRGYWAKELAVSKIYEEVAYLLWNGHLPDAEELAQLKAQMAAERVIPEYLCKMLDLYPASVPLMLVLQSAVAALGDEENATWPPTLKQAVRLTAMLPSIIAYRYRSLQGLEPLQSLPELGHAANYLYLLTGKLPEEAHVQALSAYLILCMEHGMNASTFAGRVVLSTESDICAAVAGSIGAMKGPLHGGAPYEVISMLEEIGTKERAEPWLRGKLEAGEKLMGFGHRIYKTKDPRAEALQIATLTMIGKDAYFDLALHVEATAVALLEEYKPGRRLFTNVEFYAAAILKALQLAPEIFTPTFTAGRIVGWTAHLLEQSAHNRIFRPQSTYIGPMPESETV; this comes from the coding sequence ATGGCTAAAGTAACGGGATTAGAAGGCGTAGTTGCCGGAGAGACAGAAATTGGATTGGTAGATGGAGAGAAAGGGTATCTGGTGTACCGAGGATATTGGGCCAAGGAGCTTGCGGTGAGCAAAATTTATGAGGAAGTCGCTTATTTGCTCTGGAACGGACACCTGCCTGACGCGGAGGAGCTGGCGCAGCTCAAGGCGCAAATGGCAGCGGAGAGAGTGATTCCTGAATATCTCTGCAAGATGCTTGATCTGTATCCGGCGTCTGTCCCGCTAATGCTGGTATTACAAAGTGCAGTGGCTGCACTTGGGGATGAGGAGAATGCTACCTGGCCGCCCACACTGAAGCAGGCAGTGCGGCTGACGGCAATGCTTCCGTCGATTATTGCTTACAGGTACCGTAGCCTTCAAGGCTTGGAGCCGCTGCAATCGCTTCCTGAGCTTGGCCATGCCGCGAATTATCTGTATCTGCTCACAGGCAAGCTGCCGGAGGAGGCTCATGTGCAGGCGCTCAGTGCCTATCTGATCCTCTGCATGGAGCACGGAATGAATGCCTCGACCTTCGCCGGGCGGGTGGTATTGTCTACGGAATCTGATATCTGTGCGGCCGTAGCCGGATCGATCGGGGCCATGAAGGGTCCGCTGCATGGCGGCGCGCCGTATGAAGTGATATCGATGCTGGAGGAGATCGGAACGAAGGAACGCGCGGAGCCTTGGCTGAGAGGGAAGCTTGAGGCCGGGGAGAAGCTGATGGGCTTCGGGCACCGGATCTACAAGACCAAGGACCCTCGGGCTGAAGCGCTGCAAATTGCAACACTTACGATGATTGGCAAGGATGCCTACTTTGATCTTGCACTTCATGTAGAGGCTACAGCGGTTGCGCTGCTGGAGGAATACAAGCCGGGCCGCCGGCTGTTCACCAATGTCGAGTTCTATGCTGCGGCTATTCTGAAGGCGCTGCAGCTGGCGCCGGAGATTTTCACGCCTACATTCACTGCAGGAAGAATTGTCGGCTGGACGGCCCATCTGCTGGAGCAGTCGGCCCATAACCGGATTTTCCGGCCACAATCTACTTATATCGGACCTATGCCTGAATCAGAGACAGTCTGA